Part of the Caretta caretta isolate rCarCar2 chromosome 7, rCarCar1.hap1, whole genome shotgun sequence genome is shown below.
acaatgacttatttatatgTCCCTATACATCACActtataaatttatttatttattttaaggatatgtatattatttacattattataatatatatattaaaatgagAAGCatgcaatttttcagtaagtgtgctgcgacacttttgtatttttaggtctgattttaagtgaggtgaaacttggggtacacaagacaaatcagactcctgaaaggggtacagtagtctggaaagcttgagagccactgatttagtccatccccctgtgctgaggatATGTGTTTCTTTCATATGAAAATTCTAAACTTTAATTTACTTGAGTTTAAGTAGTTACCAAAAGTAAGCAATTGTTTTACATGTTAATTAAACTGAGGACTAGATTAAAGTGATGGTATTGTTGGAAATTTAATTCTGTCAGTTCCAGATGTTCCAGCCTCAAACCCCTCTCCATTTTCATGGGTGGAATTTACACCCACAAAGCTTGTGCCCACAGTTCACTGTTGCCACGAGTACTGTAGGGTCAAGTGGATGTCTAAGTAGATGATTTGTGCTCTCAAATCAGGAAACTAAGCTTCTAATTACTACTATTGTGGGTGGAACCAGAAAATGTGAGTACAATTTTTGTGCTGCAAACTGATATCCAGAAGTTGGTCTCCTTTTCTGTGGTAtctggaaagagaaaaggagtacttgtggcaccttagagactaaccaatttatttgagcataagctttcgtgagctacagctcacttcatcgggtgagctgtagttcacgaaagcttatgctcaaataaattggttagtctctaaggtgccacaagtactccttttctttttgcgaatacagactaacacggctgtttctctgaaacctgtggtaTCTGGGGGATTTAAGGAGTCTCAGAGCTTTTTTCACTaatattttaaaggagaaaactccagactTATGACGATTCTGAAAGTAACATCATTTAATGCTTATGTGCTGAAAAGATGTTTAACCTGCTGTAACCATGCCTTAGAgagtcacaactgaggatgccaaattcaggacgaaCTActaagaaatagggcaaacaccccaaaactggtggttattcttttataagatataccaGACCAGCCACAGAAGTAAAcgtctgtttcaccacactggctaacaagaagacataaaggcagtttcctcaggcactCTAGTTCTTATCTCTGAATCCAGTGATTTTGTGGTGatatgagtggttctttacaaccagtctcatgaaataataggttcttcttcTCCCAAGACCCCAGTGATCCAGATTGAATTCCGCTCCATCACCCCAAAGCTCTAATAGTTCATTTTGGATCCTCTTCTCCTAACCTCCCCACAATTTGCTAATAGGTCTTTCAATGTTAATCTTTCAGTGGTCCCCCAGTCAGGGCACTATctcaggactcaggagacctgggtccaattcactgctttgccacagacttcctgtgcaacTCTGGGCAATTCgttcagtctctctgtgccttagttccccatctgcaaaaaggGACAATAGTCTCCACAACCCCAACTCATCTTTCCCTTCCCAATCCTCCAGTTGTCCCCTTGCTCTCTCTCCAGCACCTTCAGTATGCATGATTTTGCAATTGGATGGCAACACATACATTGGCACACAAGCTGCCAGATCTTCTGTGTTCCGGCAGAGTTCTGCCAAGTAACAAATAAGGATTTGATTTAGGGCTCTATTTTGTTTAAGCTATACAAATATTTGTTTGTGGAGCTGCAGTGTTGTGTAGAGTTTGTTTTGACTAAGATTTAAAGGTGTGTTGTCAGCCAACAAGTTTTAACACGTTCTAAAGTGCTCCTATGGACAAGGCAGTATGGACTTTAGTACATGCTAAGCTGGTCAAGTTGAAGCTAAAGGGTAGCCTAGGCCTCAAGTTGATTGGTTTATCACTTGGTACAGTCTACAGTGGTGTGTGTACACTAAAGTTTTAGAATATGTTAATTATAATATGTTAGCTGACACACGCCTTTAAATCCTAGTTAAGACAAGGCCTGAGAGTCTAGACCCCCTTGGTTTCTTTTTCTGCTCCTAGCTAGGGCAGGGTGGAATTAGGGGCAGATTATCAGAGCTAAATGAGAGGAGAGCTCAGAGAAGGGATCCCCAGGGACAGATGGGTGCAATGTCAGAAAGAAAATAGTGGGAAGCAGAAGCAAGGCAGCATGTGTGCCAGGATAAATGATCAGGCAGGAGTACTGACTTCTGTTTCATATTAGTACCACTCTGTGGAGAGTACACCAATTTGTTCTTTTTCAAATGGTCTCCCAACAACTACtacttatgaaaaataaaataaagataaggAATGGGAAAGAGAGTGTAGCGAAGACTCACCagtgtggtgcctcctgctggtcatcttgggaattagctgaACTCCAGCTCCAGGGGGCCTCCTGATGACTGGTGTCTCGCCTGCTGCAGGCCCCCCATGTCCCTTCCAGACCCCAGAGCCCTTTCCTCAGGGTTCTTCCCACTACCCGCACTCTTtgagtctcccctcccaggggaacccccaaccttctaCACCCCCCTTGCCTCAGTAGCTACTGCCAGTTGTCATCTAGCCCcagctcactggggcaaactgcagtctgtcatggccactcatcattggcaaggaggttggaccagctgcctctgctaaCCCTGGGTTGCACCTCAAAGCCCCAGTACCCGCATAGGCCTTTatcaaggcctcagcctggggagttaccaggctggagctccccagctccccttgCCCTTGCCATTGCCCTGCTCCAGGTACCCTATTgccaggcagctaggtccttctctctccacagctagagagagaatCTTttagctcctggcccccagccctcttatcagggccagcagggccctgattgagctggccacacctgtggtcagctactcactcaTCTTCTCCTAGATGttctcacttctttttttttcaggagtggggtaaccaccccgctacagagAGCATTCATAGAAATGTACCGTCTTTTACACATTTATCCATTGTAGGTTGCTGGGTGTTAACACTTTTGacaatcaggccatttatttcagtgtctatatatggatttagaagcctaaatttaggcacctatttttaaaaatcttggtccCAGTTTCCAGTTCTTTCATAACTTATTACTTTACCCCCATCCACACCCAATATTCTCCTACCTTGGATGAGTCCACAGGCAAAGGAAGATCTGAGCAGTGTgtcatggagtggaaaatagagAGCCTCAAGCAAAGTCACTGTTGCTTGAAAGAGCAATGAGGCCTGCATGACTGAGTGCAGGCAGCTCTATTTTTCCAGCTCTTCAGCAGCTGTGTTCCCCCTTCCATATGTTAGTGTACATGGAGCTACTAGAAAAATGGAGCTGTCCACACTCTGAAGAAGCTCCTAAATGCAGAGGCTTCTAGTGCCGCCAGATCATACGGCTGGCCATTATTGACTTATCTGTCTGAGGGTATGTTTACGTTATAAATACTATAGTAGCATAACTGCAACTGCAGCACCGTAGTAGAGATACTTACTCCAGCGATGGAAGGGGTTCTTTCAGCACCGTAGTCACAGGTGCTGGAAcatgggtgcagggggtgctgctgctgcaccccctggcttgaagtggtttccattataaacagggtttacagtttggttcaatggctctcagcacccccgcacctctccaagaggcagtagatAGGTTGATGGAAGCGTTCttctgttaagaacataagaacagccatactgggtcagaccaaaggtctatctagcccagtagaggcaatgaacagaacaggtaatcatcaagtgatacatcccatgtcacccattcccagcttctggcaaacagaggctaggaacaccaccCCTGtcgatcctggctaatagcaattgatgaacctgtcctccatgaatagGAGTTCCTttttgaacactttttttttcagatgcatggactaaaaattacagatgcaggcattatataatgacacacgAAGAGaaggagttacctcacaagtggagaaccaattcgatcagggtggatgtagtccattcCCAAttatagatgaggaggtgtccatTCGAGGAGAGGCagagctgcttttgtaatgagtcagccactcccagtccctattcaagcccaaatgaatggtgttaaatttgtaaatgagttttagttctgcgtggactcctcctgacggtCGAAATGACACTTCTACATAAAGTGCTTCTgcagacatgtttcagagtaacagccgtgttagtctgtattcgcaaaaagaaaaggagtacttatggcaccttagagactaaccaatttatctgagcatgagctttcgtgagctacaggtcacttcatcggatgcataccgtggaaactacagcagactttatatatacacagagaatatgaaacaatacctcctcccaccccactgtcctgctggtaaaagctattaccagcaggacagtggggtgggaggaggtattgtttcatattctctgtgtatatataaagtctgctgtagtttccacggtatgcatccgatgaagtgagctgtagctcacgaaagctcatgctcagataaattggttagtctctaaggtgccacaagtactccttttctttctgcagacaTGCACAgcctgaaattgtgaacaaacagcatcacttgcctcataacctcagccgtacagaatgcaatgccatccacagcctcagaaacaactctgacattataatcaaaggggctgacaaaggaggtgctgttgtcataaTTAACAGGTTGGATTATGAataggaggctgccaggcaactctccaacaccacattctacaacgCCACATTCTACACactcctctgatcccactgaggagtaccaaaagaaactacaccatctgctcaagaaactccctgctacagcatggGAACAAATCCAAAcggacacacccccagagccccaaccaggggtattctatctgctacccaagatccataaaactggaaaccctggatgccccatcatctcaggcattggcactcttacagcaggattacctggctatgtggactctcgcCTCAGACGCTACGCTACCAGCAcacctagctatctttgagacaccactgacttcctgaggaaactacagtgcattggtgatcttcctgaaaacaccatcctggccaccatggatgtagaagctccttacaccaatattccacatgaagATGACTACAAGCTCTCTaaaacagtatccctgatgaggccagagcacacctggtggctgagatttgtgactttgtcctcacccacaaccatttcagatttggggatgaCTTATACTTtcaatcagcggcactgctatgggtacccgcatggccccacagtatgccaacgtttttatggctgacttagaacaatgcttcctcagctctggtcccctagcgccccttctctacttgcgctatattgatgacatcttcatcagagggacccacgggaaggaggcccttgaagaattccacctggatttcaacaatttccaccccaccatcaacctcagcctggaccagtccacacaagagatccacttcctggacgctacagtgctaataagcgatggtcacataaacaccacgctataccggaaacctactgaccgctatacttacctacatgcctccagcttccatccaggacagatcacacaatccattgtctacagccaagccctaatatacaaccgaatttgctccagtccctcagacagagacaaacacctacaagatctttatcaagcattcttaaaactacaatacccacctggggaagtgagaaaacagattgacagagcgagaggGGTACCCTGAAATCACCTACTACTGGACAggtccaacaaggaaaataacagcaCACCACcggccatcatgtacagcccccagctaaaacctctccagcacattatcaacgatctacaatctatcctggaaaatgatccctcactctaacagatcttgggaggcaggccagtccttgcttacagacagcccccccaacctgaaggaaatactcaccagcaactacacaccacaccacagaaacaccaacccaggaaccaatccctgtagcaaaccttgttgcctactctggccctatatctactctagcgacaccatcagaggacccaaccacatcagccacaccatcagagactcattcacctgcacgtctactaatgttatatatgccattgtgtgccagcaatgcccctctgccatgtacattggccaaaccagacagtccctacgtaaaagaataaatggacacaaatcggacatcaggaatggcaacatacaaaaaccagtaggagaacacctcAATCTTCCTGAaaattctataacagatttaaaagtagctatacttgaataaaaaaaacttcagaaacagacttcaaagagaaacagcagaactaaagttcatttgcaaatttaacaccattaatttgggcttgagtaGGGacggggagtggctggctcattacaaaagcagctttgcctctcctggaattgacacctcctcatctattattgggagtggactacatccaccctgattgaattggtcttttcaacactggttctcctcttgtgaggtaactcctttCCCTttatgtgtcattatataatgcctgtatctgtaattttcactccatgcatctgaagaagtggtgttttacccataaacgcttatgcctaaataaatctgttagtctttaaggtgccaccagactccttgttgtttttgtggatacagactaatacggctaccccctgatttttgaaccctgttataatcatggtcttcacaacatcctctggcaaggaattccacaggttgacagtgttgtgtgaagaaatacttccttttgcttgttttaaacctgctgcctattaatttcatttggtgacccatagttcttgtgttatgagaaggagtaaataacactttcttatttattttctccgcacccctcatgattttatagacctctatcatatcccttttagtcgtctctcttccaagctgaaaagtcccagtctttttaattgctcctcatatggaagctgttccaaatccctaataatttttgttgccctttgctgtaccttttccaattccattgtatcttttttgagatggggtgagctGATCTACACAaaaagtattcaagatgtgggtgtaccatcaATTTATAttgaggcaatgtgatattttctgtcttatctatccttttcctaatgattcccaacattcaggTAGCTTTTGTGACTGCCCCTGCACAGtgatactcctgagggcattctgcgccaaaaaatttaaaattctgcacacaatattctaaaattctgcaaaattctgcaaattttatcaaataaatgtggaggctccagcatagcactggggagcacaggccactggttgcaCAAGGGTGGGTGATTACTGTGCAGCTCCCACTTcctgggacatggactcagtggtaAGGCTGCactcaaccctgacacagcgcatgGACCGGGCATGCCCCAGAAACCcctcagagccctgcccctccgtgccaGGTTCATCAGgtgtgagcaggcaggctcaCAAGATAGGATCCAAGTGAGAAGGGGCTTACCgtgggggaatccaggtgtgggttgagagggttcggTGTgtggcaatctgggtgcaggcagctcagtggggtttccaggtgtggggggatctggatgcacaggggcttcaTGGGGgtttctgggtgcaacagtaatggtaCTGTTCGGGGGGGCCTGGTGAAGGTAGTTGGGGCTCAACAGGGCAGGTCTGAGTGTGGGTGGGGCTAGAACTCtgcaggggtgtctgggtgtggggggctcagtggggaggggggtccagatgctgggagaGTGGGGCTTAGTGTGGTTGGGATCCAGGTGCAGTGGGTTGGGGCGCAGTAGGGTGGGGATCTGGGCGGTTCagatgcagggggagtggggctcattgggggggttctgggtgtgtgggggggtgaggctcGGCAGGAGGGTCTGGATACACAGGGGTTAGATAGATGTGGGGAGCAACTCTCTGTACAGTGATCCATCCCGCTGCTGCTGAGGAGCAAGGGGTTCAGGAAGCATGGGGTAggtgggggagtttgcagagcttcctacagctgggggagaaatctggaggtgggtctgacctggccctggacaccgtgcaggggaagaggaagtcctgtcttcCTGAGTCCAGATggaactagcagctgagcctggcgcagggtaggagcTACCAGCTgtgtcttccccagtcccaccccacagtgatttatctctctgccagctgccctggacaCCCAAAACATACTTTtggggagggttgcatgaccgctcttgtggcttctctttgcttccctgaaAGAAAGTTCATTTTTCttcagggaaacaaagaaatcctgctcatgtgcagtggtgcagattTCCCCCACGGGtaacattgagtggatgtttttagagaactgtccacaatgactccaagatctctttcttgagtggtaacagttaatttagacaccatcattttatatgtatagttgggattatgttttccaatgtgcattactttgcatttatcaacaatgaatttcatctgcctttttgttgcccagtcacccagttttgtgaggtccctttgtaactcttcgcagtctgctttgggcttaactatcttgagtagctttgtatcatctgcaaatttttccacctcgctgtttatcccataggcgccaactccttgggtgctccagggctggagcacccacgggaaaaattagtgggtgctctgcatccacaagtagccacactcccctccctgccccacccccacctcaccgCACCTCACCTcagcctcctcctctgagtgcgCCGGGTCTTCACTCAGCCTCCTACGTCCCAGTGCTTGCCACCACCACACAAATGTTTGGCAGCatagcaagctccaggagggagcggggaggagcggaaacgtggcgcactcaggggaggaagtggggaagaggcggggacgGGGAGTTGGGGAAGGAATCAGaataggggcaaggagggggtggagttggggcggggactttggggaaggggttggaatgggggtggggcagggggaggaggaggagggcagggatGGACTCAAGgtagggccaggagcagaggggggttgagcacccaccggcacaagcagaagttggcgcctatggtttacccctttttccagatcatttatgaatatgctgaacagtactggtccctgTACAGACCACTGGgagcaccactatttacctctctccattgtgaaaactgaccattctctCCTACcctttttcctatcttttaaccagatactgatccatgagaggaccttccgtcTTATCCCATTAcagcttacttttcttaagagcctttgatgagggcccttgtcaaagactttctgaaaaagTACATTGTGTCCACTGGATCACCACTGCCTACATGCTTGTTGAGCCcctgaaagaattctagtagattggtgaagtatgatttccctttacaaaaaccatgttgactctttcccaacaaatcatgttcaactgtgtgtctgatcattctcttctttactatagtttcaaccaatttgcctggtacggaagttaggcttactggcctgtaattgccgagatcacctctggagcctttttaaaaaattggcatcacattagctatcctccagtcatctggtacagaagctgacttaaatgataggttacataccacaagtagtagttctgcaatttcacatttgagttccttcagaactcttgggtgaataccatctggtcctggtgatttattattgTGTAAtttaatttgttctaaaacctcctctaaagacatctcagtctgggacagttcctcagttgtcacctaaaaagaatggttcaggtttgggaatctccctcgcaTCCTCTGCATTGGTGAAGACAAAtgtaaagaattaatttagtttttctgcaatggccttaccttccttgagtgctcctttagcatctcgatatgatagtccagtggccccactggttctttagcaggcttcctgcttctgatgttggCCTAGCATTATCAACTTTGGCActtaggtcatcttaactacaTCTCTCGGGGGTTGAAAAATTCACCCTAAGCAATGTAGGTAGTTGACCttagttttaggtgtagaccaggcctgaacaACATCCTAGCCCCAGACAAACAAATAAACAGAAGTGTGCAGATCTGGTATAACATAGCCCAAATGAAGTGCAAACCAATTTAGGCCTCATGCCACTTTTCTATCCTTTAACTACCCACTAGGGTAACATAATACAAGATAATTTAATCATACAGAGTAAATATGATCCAACAtggacaagaaaaaaaatgcaaaagcaGAAAACTATAGAACAGAATATCAACACAGGAAACATGAAATTAATATTATATTCCCAGATAAGAGTAATGTGAAACTGAAGAGAGAACTTAAGTGTAGAGAACATTACAAAATGATGTAATGGTTACCCAAAGTAGCATtgcaaacccaggaaattcagtgttaagtTATCATCGAAGAAATCCAAACTTGTTAAAATATGGAAATATACACTTAGGTTACCCAAACTCACttgctgtaattttttttgtaagcCTTTGTTTGACGGTCTTTTTTAGGCAAACATTGGCATTTGATTACAAGCTCCAATATTACGTTGGCTTTTTTGTATAATCTGACACTTTCATGAACTCGCTATATCTTTGATACAGTGGTTTACATGGGATCAGAGTAACAGAGACAATATGAATAACCAGTTGTGTTCAAATCTTCAGACCTATGCACTCCATATCTTTGGTTTCTCAAAGTATTGTTCCCTGGTTAGTGCCACTTGTGATGCACCCTCTCTCTGAAAAGCATCTGTAGAGGGGACATTATTGCTATCTCACTAGTTAAGATTGGCAATATTGTTAATTAAAAACAGAGGTACAGAAAAGCAAggtacagaaagaaaagaaaagaaaggtacAGAAGACAGATAATTGTCCTCTGGGGTAAAGAAAGTTTTAATCTGAATCTCTTCTTCACAAAGGCTTaaacatgcttttattttttcctctagcAATATTTCCAAGAATTCGCTAAAGGCTGTCTTGCTGCAACTTGAATGCCATTTTACATGGACGTTGCTGAAGGATGATGTTGATCTTGATAACTTAGAGGAGACAATTTGTGATCAGATTGAGTTTCTAATCACAAAATCCAAAATCACTAATTATAATCTGCTAGCCTATGTGAAACACATGAAAGGCAACAGTGAGGAAGCTCTGGAAAGTCTACAAAAAGCTGAAGGAGAAGTTCAAACAAATCATGCAGATGAGGTTGACAGGAAAAGTCTTGTTACCTGGGGGAACTATGCTTGGATCTATTACCATATGAACAAACTTCAAGAAGCTCAATCCTACATAGGCAAGGTGGAAAGCAGCTGCAAAAAGCTCGCAAGTGCATCTCGCTATAAGATCCAGCTCCCTGAGATCTACTGTGAACAAGGGTGGGCACTATTAAAGTTTGGAAAAAAGTATTACGAAAGAGCAAAGAAATGCTTTGAAAAGGTTCTGGCAGAGACACCCAACAATCCAGAATTTAATTCTGGCTATGCAATTGCCATATATCGCCTGGAAGATTTTCTTACAAAAGGCTCTTCTGGTGAGGACTCATCACTGGAACCTTTAAGGCATGCAGTAAGGCTGAATCCAAATGACACTTTTGTTATGGCACTTCTTGCACTGAAACTTCAGGACATAGACCAAGTCGAAGAAGGAGAAAAGTACATCAAAGAAGCATTGCAAAAAACCCCAGATCTTCCCTATTTATTGAGATATGCTGCAAAGTTTTACAGAAAAAAAGGACTAGTGGAGAAATCACTGGGGTTTTTGAAAAAGGCATTGGAATTTACACCAACCTCTGGTTTCCTGCATCATCAGATAGGTCTTTGCTACAGAACACAATTatacaaaatgaaaaaggaaacaaaatatccACCTAGAGAGCAGATGGAGGAACTGATTCGATttggcatttttcattttaaaatggtggtAGAGCAAAAATCAAAGTTTATGTATGCCTATATTGACCTAGCAAGCATGTATGCAGAAGGCAATCAATATCAAGAAGCAGAAGACACCTTTCAAAAAGTATTTAAGATGGAGAAACTCACCTGTGATGAGAAGCAACAACTCCACTACCGCTATGGACGCTTTCAGGAATATCACAAAAAGTCCGAATCTGAGGCCATTAATCATTACACAAAAGGGCTGAAAATTGAGAAAAACTCACATGAAAGAAACCTGTGTAAATATGCTCTGAAGAAATTAATAGAAAGGAGAATTCAGAGAGGCTCTGCAGATGCTAAAAGTTTGGGTATTCTTGGACTTATTCACCAACTGAATGGGGAGAAGCCTCAAGCAATTGAGTGTTATGAGAGAGCCCTGGCACTGGAGCCTGATAATGAAGAATACTTGAGTGCTCTCTATGAGATACGGCTTTCCATAGAAATCTAAAGCTTCTAACAGCTGGCAGAGAATCCATTTCTGTAACCACCCAAataaaatttttatttc
Proteins encoded:
- the LOC125639638 gene encoding interferon-induced protein with tetratricopeptide repeats 5 isoform X1 — its product is MSNISKNSLKAVLLQLECHFTWTLLKDDVDLDNLEETICDQIEFLITKSKITNYNLLAYVKHMKGNSEEALESLQKAEGEVQTNHADEVDRKSLVTWGNYAWIYYHMNKLQEAQSYIGKVESSCKKLASASRYKIQLPEIYCEQGWALLKFGKKYYERAKKCFEKVLAETPNNPEFNSGYAIAIYRLEDFLTKGSSGEDSSLEPLRHAVRLNPNDTFVMALLALKLQDIDQVEEGEKYIKEALQKTPDLPYLLRYAAKFYRKKGLVEKSLGFLKKALEFTPTSGFLHHQIGLCYRTQLYKMKKETKYPPREQMEELIRFGIFHFKMVVEQKSKFMYAYIDLASMYAEGNQYQEAEDTFQKVFKMEKLTCDEKQQLHYRYGRFQEYHKKSESEAINHYTKGLKIEKNSHERNLCKYALKKLIERRIQRGSADAKSLGILGLIHQLNGEKPQAIECYERALALEPDNEEYLSALYEIRLSIEI
- the LOC125639638 gene encoding interferon-induced protein with tetratricopeptide repeats 5 isoform X2, which translates into the protein MKGNSEEALESLQKAEGEVQTNHADEVDRKSLVTWGNYAWIYYHMNKLQEAQSYIGKVESSCKKLASASRYKIQLPEIYCEQGWALLKFGKKYYERAKKCFEKVLAETPNNPEFNSGYAIAIYRLEDFLTKGSSGEDSSLEPLRHAVRLNPNDTFVMALLALKLQDIDQVEEGEKYIKEALQKTPDLPYLLRYAAKFYRKKGLVEKSLGFLKKALEFTPTSGFLHHQIGLCYRTQLYKMKKETKYPPREQMEELIRFGIFHFKMVVEQKSKFMYAYIDLASMYAEGNQYQEAEDTFQKVFKMEKLTCDEKQQLHYRYGRFQEYHKKSESEAINHYTKGLKIEKNSHERNLCKYALKKLIERRIQRGSADAKSLGILGLIHQLNGEKPQAIECYERALALEPDNEEYLSALYEIRLSIEI